One stretch of Streptomyces sp. A2-16 DNA includes these proteins:
- a CDS encoding TetR/AcrR family transcriptional regulator, with the protein MPKPVVPEEKRRRRRPTRSGTVLSEELIVETALRMLREHGSTGLTARRLGLALDADPSTLYRYFRGMDDLTLAIGDALIGQALQGWKPSGQWRRDLRETGRRIHAAYVAHPQAALLTTSRVTGRANELAADEAVLDVLRTAGFPLPETVRIYHAFIDQTLAFAALDAASLALPRAALHADEDQWRSTYAHLPDDSYPRIAEAAPLLAARMVTSAYPTALEMLLDSAERQLAGTGGSARGCTGGSAQGR; encoded by the coding sequence ATGCCCAAGCCCGTGGTCCCCGAGGAGAAACGCCGTCGGCGCAGGCCCACCAGGAGCGGGACCGTGCTGTCCGAGGAGCTGATCGTCGAGACGGCTCTGCGCATGCTCCGGGAACACGGCAGCACCGGGCTCACCGCGCGCCGCCTGGGCCTGGCTCTGGACGCCGACCCGAGCACGCTCTACCGCTACTTCCGCGGCATGGACGACCTGACACTGGCCATCGGCGACGCCCTGATCGGGCAGGCGCTGCAGGGCTGGAAGCCGTCCGGGCAGTGGCGGCGGGACCTGCGCGAGACGGGCCGCCGCATCCACGCGGCGTACGTCGCCCATCCCCAGGCCGCCCTGCTGACGACCAGCAGGGTCACCGGCCGGGCGAACGAACTGGCGGCGGACGAGGCGGTCCTCGACGTCCTGCGCACCGCGGGTTTCCCGCTCCCCGAGACGGTCAGGATCTACCACGCCTTCATCGACCAGACGCTGGCCTTCGCGGCGCTGGACGCGGCGTCCCTGGCGCTGCCGAGAGCGGCCCTGCACGCGGACGAGGACCAGTGGCGCTCGACGTACGCCCACCTGCCCGACGACAGCTATCCCCGTATCGCGGAGGCGGCCCCCCTGCTGGCGGCGCGCATGGTCACCAGCGCCTACCCGACGGCCCTGGAGATGCTGTTGGACAGCGCGGAGCGACAGCTCGCCGGCACCGGCGGGTCGGCGCGGGGCTGCACCGGCGGCTCAGCGCAGGGTCGCTGA
- a CDS encoding saccharopine dehydrogenase C-terminal domain-containing protein produces the protein MRVLLVGAGGVGTAITRIAARRPFFDAMVVADYDPARAEAAVAALGDRGDRFRAERVDASDESAVTALLERHACDVLLNATDPRFVMPLFRAARSAGAAYVDMAMSLSRPHPERPYEECGVKLGDEQFAQAEEWEKAGALALVGMGVEPGLSDVFARYAADELFDEIEEIGVRDGANLTVDGYDFAPSFSIWTTIEECLNPPVVYEADRGWFTTEPFSEPEVFDFPEGIGPVECVNVEHEEVLLVPRWVGARRVTFKYGLGREFVETLRTLHLLGLDRTEPVTVPSPAGPVAVSPRDVVAACLPDPATLGDRMHGKTCAGTWVKGVRDGAPREVYLYHVVDNQWSMAEYGCQAVVWQTAVNPVVALELLATGAWSGTGVLGPEAFPARPFLDLLTAYGSPWGVREQ, from the coding sequence ATGCGTGTCCTGCTCGTGGGCGCCGGAGGCGTCGGCACCGCCATCACCCGGATCGCCGCCCGGCGGCCGTTCTTCGACGCCATGGTCGTCGCCGACTACGACCCGGCCCGCGCCGAGGCCGCGGTGGCCGCGCTCGGCGACCGGGGCGACCGGTTCCGCGCCGAGCGGGTGGACGCGAGCGACGAGTCGGCCGTGACCGCCCTGCTGGAGCGGCACGCGTGCGACGTCCTGCTCAACGCCACCGACCCGCGCTTCGTGATGCCCCTGTTCCGGGCGGCGCGCTCCGCCGGGGCCGCCTATGTCGACATGGCGATGTCCCTGTCCCGTCCGCACCCCGAGAGGCCCTACGAGGAGTGCGGGGTCAAGCTGGGCGACGAGCAGTTCGCGCAGGCCGAGGAGTGGGAGAAGGCGGGCGCGCTGGCCCTGGTCGGCATGGGCGTCGAGCCTGGTCTGTCGGACGTGTTCGCCCGGTACGCGGCCGACGAGCTCTTCGACGAGATCGAGGAGATCGGCGTCCGCGACGGTGCGAACCTCACCGTCGACGGCTACGACTTCGCCCCCTCCTTCAGCATCTGGACCACCATCGAGGAGTGCCTCAACCCGCCGGTCGTCTACGAGGCCGACCGCGGCTGGTTCACGACGGAGCCCTTCAGCGAGCCGGAGGTCTTCGACTTCCCCGAGGGCATCGGACCGGTGGAGTGCGTGAACGTGGAGCACGAGGAGGTGCTGCTCGTCCCGCGCTGGGTCGGTGCCCGCCGGGTCACCTTCAAGTACGGCCTGGGCCGCGAGTTCGTCGAGACGCTGAGGACACTGCACCTGCTGGGCCTGGACCGCACCGAGCCGGTGACCGTGCCCAGTCCCGCGGGCCCGGTCGCGGTCTCGCCGCGGGACGTCGTGGCGGCGTGTCTGCCCGACCCGGCGACGCTCGGCGACCGGATGCACGGCAAGACCTGTGCGGGCACCTGGGTGAAGGGCGTCAGGGACGGGGCGCCGCGCGAGGTGTACCTCTACCACGTGGTCGACAACCAGTGGTCCATGGCGGAGTACGGCTGCCAGGCCGTGGTGTGGCAGACGGCCGTGAACCCGGTCGTCGCCCTCGAACTCCTCGCCACGGGTGCCTGGAGCGGCACGGGTGTCCTCGGTCCCGAGGCCTTCCCGGCCCGGCCCTTCCTGGATCTGCTGACCGCGTACGGCTCCCCGTGGGGCGTCAGGGAGCAGTGA
- a CDS encoding WhiB family transcriptional regulator has product MDNWRDHAACRREDPDLFFPIGTTGPALVQTEQAKSVCRRCPVQEQCLQWALDTGQGIGVWGGTSETERRAIARRASAARRRSG; this is encoded by the coding sequence ATGGACAACTGGCGAGACCATGCCGCGTGCCGCCGCGAGGACCCGGATCTCTTCTTCCCGATCGGCACGACCGGCCCCGCACTGGTACAGACCGAGCAGGCCAAGTCGGTCTGCAGGCGCTGCCCCGTCCAGGAGCAGTGTCTTCAGTGGGCACTGGACACGGGACAGGGCATCGGCGTGTGGGGCGGCACCAGTGAGACGGAACGCCGTGCGATCGCACGGCGCGCGAGTGCCGCGCGCAGAAGGTCCGGCTGA
- a CDS encoding ATP-binding protein: protein MSARTPPGRRIPLHKRLLVRLLITSGLIAVCSVAATAWLAVATTTQALREEQGQALADDMDVLAELSGYAATHPDWSHVARTVRELSAKTGRRIALTATDRRVIADSAPPGTSLPPGAAAAVDPLHTDTYSERGAQISGIDPRAVGPFRLTEAERVKVDALARKRQLCFERFGVETRLSRGPSGRTVLTDQDTGSVPDYVPDACADGLLNTPTPTEEKAVKALQGLTRDCLTKAGLDPTLAALVGNEPTGLDLRGPLSGKLAAKEARLVQPCLDQARRAQLDPYVAPAAELFLGTGDTPAVLFDMSPANKAKVVGTAGLVLAVTVAATALVATRLVRPLRALTAAAQQPPELHVRVPVTTRDETGILAVAFNDLTERRERLEAQRKAMVSDIAHELRTPLTNIRGWLEVTRDGVVDPDPPLLASLHDEALVLQRVIDDLQDLADADAGTLRLHREPVRCDELLQQVAAAHRVAADAGRVGLSTDVDGEPWLDADPVRMRQALGNLVSNALRHTPAGGTVTLSGRRDGDDVVLAVTDTGTGIAPDDLPHVFDRFWRAEKSRSRRTGGSGLGLPIVRHLVAAHGGTVEATSEPGTGSAFTLRLPGGPGPRADA from the coding sequence ATGAGCGCGCGGACACCGCCGGGCCGCCGGATACCTCTGCACAAGCGGCTGCTGGTCCGTCTGCTGATCACGTCCGGGCTCATCGCCGTGTGCTCGGTGGCCGCGACGGCCTGGCTGGCCGTGGCGACCACCACCCAGGCCCTGCGCGAGGAGCAGGGGCAGGCGCTCGCCGACGACATGGACGTCCTCGCCGAGCTCAGCGGGTACGCGGCGACCCACCCGGACTGGTCCCATGTGGCGCGTACCGTGAGGGAGTTGTCGGCGAAGACCGGCCGCCGCATCGCCCTGACCGCCACGGACCGCCGGGTCATCGCCGACTCCGCGCCGCCCGGCACCTCCCTGCCACCGGGCGCGGCCGCCGCCGTCGACCCCCTGCACACCGACACCTACAGCGAGCGCGGCGCCCAGATCTCCGGCATCGACCCGCGAGCGGTGGGCCCGTTCCGGCTCACCGAGGCGGAACGCGTCAAGGTCGACGCCCTGGCCCGCAAGCGACAGCTCTGCTTCGAGCGGTTCGGTGTGGAGACACGCCTGAGCCGTGGCCCGAGCGGGCGGACCGTCCTGACCGACCAGGACACCGGCTCCGTGCCCGACTACGTGCCCGACGCCTGCGCCGACGGACTGCTCAACACACCCACCCCGACCGAGGAGAAGGCGGTCAAGGCCCTCCAGGGGCTCACCCGCGACTGCCTCACCAAGGCCGGTCTGGATCCCACGCTGGCCGCGCTGGTGGGGAACGAACCGACCGGGCTGGACCTGCGCGGTCCCCTGTCCGGCAAGCTCGCCGCCAAGGAGGCGCGCCTGGTCCAGCCCTGCCTCGACCAGGCCCGCCGCGCCCAGCTCGACCCGTACGTGGCACCGGCGGCCGAACTCTTCCTGGGCACCGGGGACACCCCCGCCGTGCTGTTCGACATGTCCCCGGCCAACAAGGCCAAGGTCGTCGGCACCGCGGGTCTCGTGCTCGCCGTCACCGTGGCCGCCACCGCCCTGGTCGCGACCCGTCTGGTGCGGCCGCTGCGCGCGCTCACCGCGGCCGCCCAGCAGCCGCCCGAACTCCATGTGCGCGTCCCCGTCACCACCCGGGACGAGACCGGCATCCTCGCCGTCGCCTTCAACGACCTGACCGAACGCCGCGAGCGCCTCGAAGCCCAGCGCAAGGCGATGGTCAGCGACATCGCCCACGAACTGCGCACCCCGCTCACCAACATCCGCGGCTGGCTGGAGGTCACCCGGGACGGCGTCGTCGACCCCGACCCGCCCCTGCTCGCCTCCCTGCACGACGAGGCGCTCGTCCTCCAGCGCGTCATCGACGACCTCCAGGACCTCGCGGACGCCGACGCCGGCACCCTGCGGCTGCACCGGGAGCCCGTCCGCTGCGACGAGCTCCTCCAGCAGGTCGCCGCCGCCCACCGGGTCGCCGCCGACGCGGGCCGGGTCGGGCTGAGCACCGACGTCGACGGTGAGCCCTGGCTGGACGCCGACCCGGTCCGGATGCGCCAGGCGCTGGGCAACCTGGTCTCCAACGCGCTGCGCCACACCCCGGCCGGCGGCACGGTCACCCTGTCGGGGCGCAGGGACGGCGACGACGTCGTCCTTGCGGTCACCGACACCGGCACCGGGATCGCGCCCGACGACCTGCCGCACGTCTTCGACCGGTTCTGGCGCGCGGAGAAGTCCCGCAGCCGTCGTACCGGAGGCTCCGGCCTGGGCCTCCCCATCGTCCGCCACCTCGTCGCGGCCCACGGCGGAACAGTCGAGGCGACGAGCGAACCCGGCACGGGCAGCGCCTTCACCCTGCGACTGCCCGGGGGGCCCGGGCCCCGGGCGGACGCCTGA